One stretch of Longimicrobium sp. DNA includes these proteins:
- a CDS encoding DNA translocase FtsK: MLFTLDDRQRRELWGLGLLALALLVALSLLPLDWFRPTAPGNVVGPVGGWLRGALVGGLGMGAAAIPILCGAWGLVAFGKLHPQPALRWTILLGGLAILAPAAVAVLAGADPKSPVTGAIGAALGGGMAGTLGTVGSTIVLVTLFAALCVATVGWNPLRSALRGGRFAWGHTRRAAAALPVPPLKLPLRRGAAEEEDLDDDEDDDFGLGDDGEWMDVPLDDEEPVGAAAPARLPAVDPDATLPSPAAKPKRVRSPSAAHDDLLAEAGDPTSTDLPATTLLTAAPPRDEARNRAELDKLGHVLVEKLATFKIEGQVVGMTTGPVVTQFEVEPAPGVKVARIANLEADLALALRAPSVRIVAPIPGKGAVGVEVPNPAPEMVHFREVIESQQFRSSKAALPLALGKDIGGRPLVVDLARMPHLLIAGATGSGKSVCVNTIITSLVYRHTPQSLRFLMVDPKMVELSMYNDLPHLRHPVVTDNNDAAAVLKWAVIEMERRYQLLSANGVRNLGDFNSRIDGGQLMRSPDPEGEEGDPDRWVYRGGRLPYIVVIIDELADLMMTVQGEVEKPLALLAQKARAIGIHLILATQRPSVNVITGLIKANFPSRIAFRVSSKVDSRTILDQNGADALLGNGDMLLLPPASNEPIRVQGAYLSTDETEQLMRWYREQRELREAAAAEQGYAPAAEEDILEVVRAHEGDPDELAASDDPADRDKLFREAAMLCIQHQGGSTSLLQRRLRIGYGRAARIIDQLHLAGVLGPPDGSKPREILVDIIGLDMIAPDD, encoded by the coding sequence ATGCTGTTCACACTCGACGACCGGCAGCGACGCGAGCTCTGGGGGCTCGGTCTCCTCGCGCTGGCGCTGCTCGTGGCGCTCAGCCTGTTACCGCTCGACTGGTTCCGCCCCACCGCCCCGGGCAACGTGGTCGGCCCCGTGGGCGGCTGGCTGCGCGGCGCGCTGGTCGGCGGCCTGGGGATGGGCGCCGCCGCCATCCCCATCCTCTGCGGCGCCTGGGGGCTCGTCGCCTTCGGCAAGCTCCATCCCCAGCCCGCGCTCCGCTGGACCATCCTCCTCGGCGGGCTGGCGATCCTGGCCCCCGCGGCCGTGGCCGTGCTGGCGGGCGCGGACCCCAAATCGCCCGTCACCGGCGCCATCGGAGCGGCGCTCGGCGGCGGGATGGCCGGGACGCTGGGCACCGTCGGCTCCACGATCGTCCTCGTCACCCTCTTCGCCGCCCTCTGCGTCGCCACGGTCGGCTGGAACCCGCTCCGCAGCGCGCTCCGGGGCGGGCGCTTCGCGTGGGGGCACACCCGCCGCGCCGCCGCCGCCCTCCCCGTTCCCCCGCTCAAGCTTCCCCTCCGCCGCGGCGCCGCGGAAGAGGAGGACCTGGACGACGACGAGGACGACGACTTCGGGCTGGGCGACGACGGCGAGTGGATGGACGTGCCGCTGGACGACGAGGAGCCCGTCGGCGCCGCCGCCCCCGCGCGCCTCCCGGCGGTCGATCCGGACGCGACGCTTCCCTCGCCCGCGGCGAAGCCGAAGCGCGTCCGCTCGCCCTCGGCCGCGCACGACGATCTTCTTGCGGAGGCGGGAGATCCGACGAGCACGGACCTCCCCGCGACCACGCTGCTGACCGCCGCCCCGCCGCGCGACGAGGCCAGGAACCGCGCCGAACTGGACAAGCTCGGCCACGTGCTGGTCGAGAAGCTGGCCACCTTCAAGATCGAGGGGCAGGTGGTGGGGATGACCACCGGGCCCGTGGTCACGCAGTTCGAGGTGGAGCCCGCGCCCGGGGTGAAGGTGGCGCGGATCGCCAACCTCGAGGCGGACCTGGCGCTGGCGCTGCGCGCGCCGTCGGTCCGCATCGTCGCGCCCATACCGGGAAAGGGCGCCGTGGGCGTGGAGGTGCCGAACCCCGCGCCGGAGATGGTGCACTTCCGCGAGGTCATCGAGAGCCAGCAGTTCCGCAGCAGCAAGGCCGCGCTCCCGCTGGCGCTGGGGAAGGACATCGGCGGGCGGCCCCTCGTCGTCGACCTGGCGCGGATGCCGCACCTGCTGATCGCGGGCGCCACCGGCTCGGGGAAGTCGGTGTGCGTCAACACCATCATCACCTCGCTGGTCTACCGCCACACGCCGCAGAGCCTGCGGTTCCTGATGGTGGACCCGAAGATGGTGGAGCTCAGCATGTACAACGACCTCCCCCATCTCCGTCACCCCGTCGTCACCGACAACAACGACGCCGCCGCCGTCCTCAAGTGGGCGGTGATCGAGATGGAGCGGCGCTACCAGCTTCTCTCCGCCAACGGCGTCCGCAACCTGGGCGACTTCAACTCCCGCATCGACGGCGGGCAGCTGATGCGCTCGCCCGATCCCGAGGGCGAGGAGGGAGATCCGGACCGCTGGGTGTACCGCGGCGGGCGGCTGCCGTACATCGTGGTGATCATCGACGAGCTGGCGGACCTGATGATGACCGTGCAGGGCGAGGTGGAGAAGCCGCTGGCGCTGCTGGCGCAGAAGGCGCGGGCCATCGGCATCCACCTGATCCTGGCCACGCAGCGTCCGTCGGTGAACGTGATCACCGGGCTGATCAAGGCCAACTTCCCCAGCCGCATCGCCTTCCGCGTCTCGAGCAAGGTCGACTCGCGCACCATCCTCGACCAGAACGGCGCCGACGCGCTCCTCGGCAACGGCGACATGCTCCTGCTGCCGCCGGCCTCGAACGAGCCGATCCGGGTGCAGGGCGCCTACCTGTCGACGGACGAGACCGAGCAGCTGATGCGCTGGTACCGCGAGCAGCGGGAGCTGCGCGAGGCGGCCGCGGCGGAGCAGGGATACGCGCCGGCGGCCGAGGAGGACATCCTGGAGGTGGTGCGCGCGCACGAGGGCGACCCCGACGAGCTGGCTGCCAGCGACGACCCCGCCGACCGCGACAAGCTCTTCCGCGAGGCGGCGATGCTGTGCATCCAGCACCAGGGCGGCAGCACCTCGCTGCTGCAGCGGCGGCTGCGCATCGGCTACGGCCGCGCGGCGCGCATCATCGACCAGCTGCACCTGGCCGGCGTGCTGGGCCCGCCCGACGGCTCCAAGCCCCGCGAGATCCTCGTCGACATCATCGGCCTCGACATGATCGCGCCGGACGATTGA
- a CDS encoding BrnT family toxin, whose protein sequence is MTVFYHLQGDDFSWDEQKAESNVGKHGVTFEEAAEAFLDPFALAIDASVEGEQREAVIGYSFAHRLLLVVFVERVAATRIISARLATRAERRLYEQS, encoded by the coding sequence ATGACGGTCTTCTATCATCTTCAGGGCGACGACTTTTCCTGGGACGAGCAGAAAGCCGAGTCCAACGTCGGCAAACACGGCGTTACATTCGAGGAAGCTGCCGAAGCGTTCCTCGATCCGTTTGCCCTGGCGATCGATGCATCGGTGGAGGGTGAGCAACGCGAGGCTGTAATCGGGTACTCCTTCGCACACCGCTTGCTGCTCGTGGTATTCGTAGAGAGGGTGGCAGCAACGAGGATCATCTCCGCAAGACTCGCAACGCGTGCTGAGAGAAGGCTGTATGAGCAATCCTGA
- a CDS encoding amino acid permease translates to MAPHGTRQAIPATDAAAAPDAPRLARRLGVFDATMIVMGGIIGSGIFVNPHVVAERVHTPLLIVGAWVAGGLIALAGAFVYAELAARRPEVGGQYAYLRDAYHPAVAFVYGWALLLVIQTGGMAAVAVTFARYFREITHVPLGESAVAALGLALLVAVNCLGVRAGSTVQSALMVLKILAIAALVAAGLFFTGRPADTTAVTAGQGDSLASFGAAMTPVMFAYGGWQTASFVAGEMRDPRRDLARGLLVGVLGVIALYVAVNVACVLALGAAGLAATPTPASAVMRSAFGPRGAALIAVGIAISTLGFLSQGMLTAPRVYFAMAADGVFFRRVAWVDPRTRAPVVAIVLQGALSLLIALTGSYEQILNYVTSVDWIFFGLTGGTIFVFRKRAAGDGEGARIPGHPVTTALFIAASALIVISTVWKYPADSAKGIALMLAGIPVYLLWRRPVRT, encoded by the coding sequence ATGGCACCACACGGAACCAGACAGGCCATTCCGGCGACGGATGCTGCCGCCGCTCCGGACGCGCCGCGGCTCGCGCGCCGCCTGGGCGTGTTCGACGCGACGATGATCGTGATGGGTGGCATCATCGGGTCGGGGATCTTCGTCAACCCGCACGTGGTGGCCGAGCGCGTGCACACGCCGCTGCTGATCGTGGGCGCGTGGGTGGCGGGCGGGCTGATCGCGCTGGCAGGCGCGTTCGTGTACGCGGAGCTGGCGGCGCGCCGGCCGGAGGTGGGCGGGCAGTACGCGTACCTCCGCGACGCCTATCACCCGGCAGTGGCGTTCGTCTACGGCTGGGCGCTGCTGCTGGTGATCCAGACCGGGGGGATGGCAGCGGTCGCCGTCACCTTCGCGCGCTACTTCCGCGAGATCACGCACGTGCCGCTGGGCGAGTCCGCGGTGGCCGCCTTGGGGCTCGCGCTTCTCGTGGCGGTGAACTGCCTGGGCGTGCGCGCGGGGAGCACCGTGCAGAGCGCGCTGATGGTGCTCAAGATCCTGGCAATCGCGGCGCTGGTGGCGGCCGGGCTCTTCTTCACCGGGCGGCCGGCGGACACGACCGCGGTTACGGCGGGGCAGGGGGATTCGCTCGCGTCGTTCGGCGCGGCGATGACGCCGGTGATGTTCGCGTACGGCGGATGGCAGACCGCCAGCTTCGTGGCCGGAGAGATGCGCGACCCGCGGCGCGACCTCGCCCGCGGGCTGCTGGTCGGCGTCCTCGGCGTGATCGCGCTCTACGTCGCCGTCAACGTCGCCTGCGTGCTCGCCCTCGGTGCCGCGGGGCTGGCGGCGACGCCGACGCCTGCGTCGGCGGTGATGCGGAGCGCGTTCGGCCCGCGCGGCGCGGCGCTGATCGCGGTGGGCATCGCCATCTCCACGCTCGGCTTCCTGAGCCAGGGGATGCTCACCGCGCCGCGCGTCTACTTCGCCATGGCGGCGGACGGCGTGTTCTTCCGCCGCGTCGCCTGGGTCGATCCCCGCACGCGCGCGCCGGTCGTTGCCATCGTGCTGCAGGGCGCGCTCTCGCTCCTCATCGCCCTCACCGGCAGCTACGAGCAGATCCTGAACTACGTGACCTCGGTGGACTGGATCTTCTTCGGCCTGACGGGGGGCACCATCTTCGTCTTCCGCAAACGCGCCGCAGGCGACGGGGAAGGCGCGCGCATCCCCGGCCACCCGGTGACCACCGCGCTCTTCATCGCCGCGTCCGCGCTGATCGTGATCAGCACGGTCTGGAAGTATCCCGCCGACAGCGCGAAGGGGATCGCCCTCATGCTGGCCGGGATCCCCGTCTACCTCCTCTGGCGCCGCCCGGTGCGGACGTGA
- a CDS encoding aminotransferase class I/II-fold pyridoxal phosphate-dependent enzyme, producing the protein MSAPRPVGSRYLRWAKLHRPRTYDLTSSGMPHLTLDNLPAAPERPALGGTGAYGCGALQNAIAARYDVEPGCIVQALGCSMANWLAMAAILAPGDEVLIEHPTYEPLLAIARNLGAAVARFERHAEDGFRIDPDEVARRITPRTRLIVITNLHNPTSALTDDDTLRRVGETADRVGAKVMVDEVYLDALFEPRPRTCFHLGPAFVATSSLTKVYGLNGLRCGWVMAEPALACRIWRLIEVMNNIGVHVAEQLSVAAFAGIDALATRSRRVLDANRDALNAFYRTRGDLEWMPHRAGTVSFPRLRASNARRLCRVLETEHDTAVVPGAFFGMPEHVRIGLGVAPETFAAGLGRLGRALDGLGQNRS; encoded by the coding sequence GTGAGCGCGCCGCGCCCGGTCGGCTCTCGCTACCTGCGCTGGGCCAAGCTCCACCGCCCGCGGACGTACGACCTGACGTCCAGCGGAATGCCGCACCTCACCCTCGACAACCTCCCCGCCGCTCCCGAGCGGCCGGCGCTGGGCGGCACCGGCGCGTACGGCTGCGGCGCGCTGCAGAACGCCATCGCCGCGCGCTACGACGTCGAGCCCGGGTGCATCGTGCAGGCGCTGGGGTGCTCGATGGCCAACTGGCTGGCGATGGCGGCCATCCTCGCGCCGGGCGACGAGGTGCTGATCGAGCATCCCACCTACGAGCCGCTCCTCGCCATCGCCCGCAACCTGGGCGCGGCGGTGGCGCGATTCGAGCGCCACGCGGAGGACGGCTTCCGCATCGATCCGGACGAGGTCGCGCGGCGGATCACGCCCCGCACGCGGCTGATCGTCATCACCAACCTGCACAATCCCACCAGCGCGCTGACGGACGACGACACGCTGCGCCGCGTGGGGGAGACCGCCGATCGCGTCGGCGCGAAGGTAATGGTGGACGAGGTGTATCTCGACGCGCTTTTCGAGCCGCGGCCGCGCACCTGCTTCCACCTCGGCCCCGCCTTCGTCGCCACCAGCAGCCTGACCAAGGTGTACGGGCTGAACGGCCTGCGCTGCGGGTGGGTGATGGCGGAGCCGGCGCTGGCCTGCCGGATCTGGCGGCTGATCGAGGTGATGAACAACATCGGCGTGCACGTGGCCGAGCAGCTCTCCGTGGCCGCCTTCGCGGGGATCGACGCGCTGGCGACCCGATCGCGCCGCGTGCTGGACGCCAATCGCGATGCGCTGAACGCCTTCTACCGCACGCGCGGCGACCTCGAATGGATGCCGCACCGTGCCGGCACCGTATCGTTCCCGCGTCTCCGCGCATCCAACGCGCGCCGCCTCTGCCGCGTCTTAGAGACTGAGCACGATACCGCCGTCGTGCCCGGCGCGTTCTTCGGCATGCCGGAGCACGTCCGCATTGGCCTGGGTGTCGCGCCGGAGACCTTCGCGGCCGGGCTGGGGCGCCTGGGCCGCGCGCTGGACGGCTTGGGTCAGAACCGCAGCTGA